Proteins encoded within one genomic window of Episyrphus balteatus chromosome 1, idEpiBalt1.1, whole genome shotgun sequence:
- the LOC129921205 gene encoding dedicator of cytokinesis protein 7 isoform X4, with amino-acid sequence MSTNQRQFAQKLSKQQASEVRKNVVSCGLTTKPSDVASLCSSTICLTEPVEPLDYEEFLIQHSSILSREPLRQILEFPPGDVSVKTIPRKIRTVEHIVPKENITELPPHVQECVNCFIRPWKTVEYSQRHYSSSCCTRERIDRGTLSPTNFQQEFEIDKDFASFDDGFTDKSDSCTPSSRQSIASLSSVSSCTDTLTPRGSWASFDLRRSVNDPLIPNLLDDLPPESIDQANETRRQDDRQESLFSLYPEADPDDLIERRLPAEKPIEHQGHRIHVKCHQLRLELEVEPIFASMAIYDAKERKKISENFYFDMNSDNLKRMLNSHVQYSDVSTQSRTGIFEITYPSNDLFLVIRLEKVLQGDIKDSVEPYLKDDKDKYRDKAKSNASDYCERLGKYRMPFAWTGIYLTNVFNGDNFENEKENSSMGTASSSNSLDRKSSTSSFDQLRQKANVMSGTLTRRGSLERKSEKRRSWSPDEFANSIETFRPITITVSSFFKQESDKMKDEDLYKFLPELKRPAAVMKKYKCIPGSIKLEISPCPEDVKCALSPELAKVEPYPNDNTRPVKEILEFPSSAIYIPHYTYRNLLFIAPKELNFSSRAGSARNIAVRIQLMAGETQNDALRAIFAKSSCPEYSSEAFTAVNYHNKCPAFYDEIKVALPANIKQNHHLLFTLYHVSCQKKPQEMQTTVETPVGYTWIPLLEDGKLRVGEFNLPVMVETPPENYSFIPPNVHLPGTKWLDNHRPVFTVTIDAVTSIHTLDPYLDRFFLACEFLESKKVPPHIGEGNMEKEMKKCLLDIENADREPLVKNLPIVLDKLIELLVTTYKISGQTLSMGSNVFEVLCMVSENLSILSDDIVVDQYGRQSLLSTYVQYQTKILHPFSGKRRLTYSRSNAEEMMVSGYDGYVMHEHSGRSLDRKEITAEISPSYIGRDGQIRLLHEELALHWVVASGNAAEMAMKNSWFLFELMIKSMIEHLDLTRALTAPRKSRFPHQFTDDISTLIHLVTTKVVGYHNIDQKLAQSLNASLGFFIFDLFNIMDRGFVFGLIKTYYKVLISKNSSIPDLMHYKVDFLRIVCSHEHYIALNLPFATPYTTVPTPTSPTPSTNSNNSQNSYGSIDKALQADLNAEFRQQHYLVGLVLSELATVLEVSNPALHSKAIRCIRNLMTSHDLDSRYSDSDARARVASLYIPLLAIVMDTIPQLHQFLTDTQDRLHSIGLLEDYQGPHQPIATTTISPEVAYAISGSRTYSYVPDPVKNKSQLNTEDTRHLLACFIWVIKNLERTILYRWVLGLSPHRVHQMLQVLNWCIPCFEYRGQKRLPMVKRNNTQSFRKTPDMKEKLEEYIRGTGSARNDLINRRKDRNSTEKLRWRKDQMPYRSQFSDTPVKAEPEIEITHCIEGSLATELILVTLDALEIIVQVATNSEIHHNLLRTVLKVLLHALSRNQSTLSLQNLFASQRSLIFKFPNLLFDEETDICADLCLLLLKHCGSLLPGIRSQAAASLYLLMRQNFEIGNNFARVKMQVTMSLSSLVGTSSSFSEQSLRRALKTILVYAESDIDLQDTSFPEQVQDLLFNLHMILSDTVKMKEYQEDPEMLLDLMHRIAKGYQNNPDLRLTWLENMAKKHRERANHTEAAMCYVHSAALVAEYLSMLESQTHLPVGAVSFQKVTPNALMESAVSDDVLSPGEDGICLGNHFTEIGLKALLEEAANSFQIAGMYEAMNEVLKILIPICEANRDFQKLGKVHGKLQEAFNRIAQLQGKRVFGTYFRVGFYGTTFGDLDQQEFIYKEPTLTKLPEIFSRLQSFYADRFGPDSVHIIKDSNNVDVNTLDPDKAYIQITYVEPYFETFELRHRETYFERNFNIKRFIFATPFTKGGKAHGELNEQCKRKTILTTANHFPYVKTRIQVISRQQVILEPIEVAIEDIQKKTLELAAATKQEPADPKILQMVLQGCIGTTVNQGPMEMATVFLSGLADGVTIPTKHQNKLRLCFKEFAKRCTDALKKNRNLIQADQKDYQRELERNNERFLERLSPLITLSASQALGAVKKN; translated from the exons ATGTCTACAAATCAACGACAATTCGCTCAAAAATTATCAAA GCAACAAGCTTCGGAAGTGCGAAAGAACGTCGTTAGCTGTGGCTTGACTACAAAACCATCGGATGTTGCTTCTTTATGTTCATCTACG ATTTGTCTAACTGAACCAGTGGAACCATTGgattatgaagaatttttaatcCAACATTCAAGTATTTTAAGTCGAGAACCATTGAGACAAATTCTGGAATTCCCACCAGGAGATGTATCGGTGAAGACAATACCCAGAAAAATACGTACTGTGGAACACATTGTGccaaaagaaaatat AACTGAACTACCTCCCCATGTCCAGGAATGTGTCAATTGCTTCATTAGACCTTGGAAAACTGTCGAATACTCCCAACGACACTACTCGAGCTCGTGTTGCACACGAGAACGCATCGATCGTGGTACACTTAGCCCAAcgaatttccaacaagaattcGAAATCGATAAAGATTTCGCTTCCTTTGATGATGGCTTCACTGACAAAAGCGATAGCTGCACACCGAGTAGTCGTCAATCTATTGCCAGTCTCTCTTCGGTTTCATCCTGTACTGATACCCTTACACCTCGCGGATCATGGGCAAGCTTCGATTTGCGTCGCTCTGTCAATGATCCACTTATACCAAATCTCCTCGATGATCTACCTCCAGAAAGTATCGACCAAGCCAACGAAACACGTCGTCAGGATGATCGACAAGAATCTCTGTTTAGTTTATATCCTGAAGCTGATCCAGATGATTTGATTGAACGTCGTTTGCCAGCTGAGAAGCCAATCGAACATCAAGGACATCGAATACATGTGAAATGTCATCAGTTGCGATTGGAGTTGGAAGTTGAACCGATATTTGCCTCGATGGCAATCTACGATGCCAAAGAAAGGAAGAAAATTTCTGAGAATTTTTACTTTGACATGAATTCGGATAATTTGAAGAGAATGTTGAATTCACATGTTCAGTATAGTGATGTTAGTACGCAGAGTCGGACGGGGATCTTTGAGATAACCTATCCGAGTAATGATTTGTTTCTAGTCATTCGGTTGGAGAAAGTACTGCAGGGAGATATTAAGGATTCAGTTGAACCTTATCTGAAAGATGACAAAGATAAATACAGGGATAAAGCTAAATCGAATGCTTCGGATTATTGTGAGAGGTTGGGTAAATATAGGATGCCTTTTGCCTGGACAGGAATATATCTTACGAATGTGTTTAATGGTGACAATTTTGAGAACGAAAAAGAGAATAGCAGTATGGGGACCGCTTCGAGTTCGAATAGTTTGg ATCGCAAATCATCGACAAGTAGTTTTGATCAGCTTCGGCAAAAAGCAAATGTTATGAGTGGCACTCTGACGAGAAGAGGTTCTCTCGAACGGAAAAGTGAAAAACGACGTTCATGGTCGCCAGATGAGTTTGCAAATAGCATTGAGACATTCAGACCAATTACAATAACTGTGTCGAGCTTTTTCAAACAG GAATCGGATAAAATGAAAGATGAAGATTTGTATAAATTTCTGCCAGAATTGAAGCGTCCAGCAGCGGTTATGAAGAAATATAAATGTATACCTGGTTCTATTAAATTAGAGATTTCaccatgtcctgaagatgttaAATGTGCTCTCTCACCAGAATTGGCCAAAGTGGAACCATATCCga atgACAACACTCGTCCAGTCAAAGAAATTCTCGAATTCCCCTCAAGTGCCATCTATATCCCTCACTACACCTACCGCAATCTCCTCTTCATCGCTCCAAAAGAGTTAAATTTTTCATCTCGTGCTGGTTCAGCTCGTAACATTGCTGTACGCATCCAACTTATGGCTGGCGAAACTCAAAACGACGCCCTCAGAGCTATCTTTGCTAAATCTTCCTGCCCCGAATACAGCTCTGAAGCATTTACTGCCGTTAATTATCACAACAAATGTCCAGCATTTTACGATGAAATAAAAGTTGCTCTCCCAGCGAATATCAAACAAAATCATCATCTTCTCTTTACTCTCTACCATGTCTCGTGTCAGAAAAAACCACAAGAAATGCAAACCACAGTTGAAACTCCAGTTGGTTATACTTGGATACCATTGCTCGAAGATGGTAAACTTCGAGTTGGTGAATTTAATTTACCTGTTATGGTTGAAACACCACCGGAAAATTACTCATTTATTCCACCAAATGTACATTTACCTGGTACCAAGTGGTTAGATAATCATCGTCCTGTGTTTACTGTTACAATTGATGCTGTTACTTCTATACACACGCTAGATCCTTACCTTGATAG attcTTCCTGGCTTGTGAGTTTCTGGAATCAAAAAAAGTTCCACCCCACATTGGTGAAGGCAACAtggaaaaagaaatgaaaaaatgcctCCTCGACATTGAAAATGCAGATCGTGAACCCTTGGTCAAGAATCTTCCAATAGTTTTGGATAAACTTATTGAATTGTTGGTCACAACTTACAAGATCAGTGGACAAACTCTATCGATGGGCTCAAATGTTTTCGAAGTTCTTTGTATGGTTTCAGAGAATCTTTCG ATTCTCTCAGATGACATCGTTGTGGATCAGTATGGACGTCAGAGTCTTCTTTCAACCTATGTgcaatatcaaacaaaaattcttcatCCATTCAGTGGAAAGAGACGACTCACGTACAGTAGAAGCAATGCTGAAGAAATGATGGTATCAGGATATGATGGTTACGTTATGCACGAACACTCTGGAAGAAGTTTAGATAGAAAAGAAATAACAGCAGAAATCTCTCCATCTTACATTGGTCGCGATGGACAAATTCGTTTGCTACACGAAGAGCTGGCTCTTCATTGGGTTGTTGCCAGTGGCAATGCAGCCGAAATGGCTATGAAAAATTCTTGGTTTCTTTTTGAATTGATGATTAAATCAATGATTGAACATTTAGATCTAACTCGTGCTTTAACAGCTCCACGTAAAAGTCGTTTTCCACATCAATTTACTGACGATATATCGACTTTAATACATTTGGTGACAACAAAAGTTGTGGGTTATCATAATATCGATCAGAAATTGGCACAGTCATTAAATGCTAGTTTAGGATTCTTTATATTCGATTTATTTAACATCATGGATAGAGGATTTGTTTTTGGATTGATTAAGACTTATTACAAAGTTTTGATATCAAAGAATTCTTCTATTCCTGATTTGATGCATTATAAAGTAGATTTCTTGCGTATTGTTTGCAGTCATGAGCATTATATTGCCTTGAATCTACCATTTGCTACTCCATATACAACTGTTCCAACACCAACTAGTCCAACGCCAAGCACAAATTCGAATAATAGTCAGAATTCTTAT GGATCAATTGACAAAGCTTTGCAAGCAGACTTGAATGCTGAATTTAGACAGCAACATTATCTAGTCGGACTGGTTCTGAGTGAGCTAGCTACTGTTTTGGAAGTTTC aaatccAGCACTTCACAGTAAAGCAATTCGATGTATACGCAATTTAATGACATCCCATGATTTGGACTCGAGATATAGTGATTCAGATGCACGAGCTCGTGTAGCATCTTTATACATCCCTTTGTTGGCAATTGTTATGGACACAATTCCACAGTTGCATCAATTTCTCACAGACACACAAGATCGTCTGCATAGTATTGGCCTTCTCGAAGACTATCAAGGACCACATCAGCCAATTGCTACAACAACTATAAGTCCCGAGGTTGCTTATGCCATTTCGGGAAGTCGAACATATTCGTATGTTCCCGATCCAGTCAAGAACAAGTCTCAATTAAACACTGAAGATACAAGACATCTTCTAGCTTGTTTCATATGGGTGATAAAGAATTTGGAAAGAACAATCCTTTATCGTTGGGTTTTGGGTTTAAGTCCTCATCGTGTTCATCAAATGTTACAAGTTCTCAACTGGTGTATTCCATGTTTTGAATATAGAGGTCAGAAACGCCTTCCGATGGTCAAGAGAAACAACACTCAAAGTTTTCGCAAAACTCCCGACATGAAAGAGAAACTTGAGGAATATATTCGGGGAACCGGATCGGCTCGTAATGATTTGATAAATCGTCGAAAAGATCGTAATTCAACTGAAAAACTCCGCTGGCGGAAAGATCAAATGCCATATAGGTCACAATTCTCagatactccagtcaaagctgAACCAGAAATTGAAATAACTCATTGTATAGAAGGATCATTGGCTACCGAGTTGATACTTGTTACATTGGATGCTCTAGAAATCATTGTTCAAGTGGCAACTAATTCGGAAATTCATCATAATCTTCTGAGGACAGTTTTGAAGGTTCTTCTCCATGCCCTCTCTCGCAATCAAAGTACACTCTCTTTGCAAAATCTCTTTGCATCACAACGTTCGTTGATCTTTAAATTCCCCAATTTACTATTCGACGAGGAGACAGATATTTGTGCAGATTTGTGTTTGTTGTTGCTGAAACATTGTGGATCTTTATTGCCAGGAATTAGATCACAAGCTGCTGCTTCGCTGTATCTGCTGATgagacagaattttgaaattggaaat aaCTTTGCACGTGTTAAAATGCAAGTTACCATGTCCCTTAGTTCGCTGGTGGGAACAAGCTCCTCCTTCAGCGAGCAGTCCCTTCGCAGAGCATTAAAAACAATTCTAGTCTATGCCGAGTCCGATATCGATCTTCAGGACACTTCATTTCCAGAACAAGTTCAAGATTTACTATTCAATTTGCATATGATCCTCTCGGATACAGTCAAAATGAAAGAATACCAAGAAGATCCTGAAATGTTATTAGATTTAATGCATCGCATTGCAAAAGGTTATCAAAATAATCCCGATCTAAGATTGACATGGTTGGAGAATATGGCTAAAAAACACCGTGAACGTGCCAATCATACCGAAGCTGCAATGTGTTATGTACATAGTGCTGCTTTGGTAGCAGAATATTTGAGTATGTTGGAATCACAAACTCATCTGCCAGTTGGAGCGGttagttttcaaaaagtcaCTCCAAATGCTCTCATGGAATCGGCTGTATCGGATGATGTTTTAAGTCCTGGTGAAGATGGTATATGTCTGGGCAATCATTTTACTGAGATCGGACTGAAGGCGTTGTTGGAGGAGGCTGCAAACTCGTTCCAAATTGCTGGAATGTACGAAGCAATGAACGAGGTTTTGAAAATACTTATACCCATATGCGAGGCGAATCGTGATTTCCAGAAGTTGGGCAAGGTACATGGTAAACTGCAAGAGGCCTTCAATAGAATTGCACAATTGCAAGGGAAGCGTGTGTTTGGGACGTATTTTCGGGTTGGATTTTATGGAACGACATTTGGGGATTTGGATCAACAGGAGTTTATTTATAAGGAACCGACTTTGACTAAATTGCCGGAGATATTCAGTCGATTGCAG agTTTCTATGCTGATCGATTTGGTCCAGACTCTGTGCATATTATCAAGGACTCCAATAACGTGGATGTCAACACTCTGGATCCAGACAAGGCTTATATTCAAATAACCTATGTCGAGCCATACTTTGAAACTTTCGAATTGCGTCACAGGGAAACCTATTTCGAGAGGAATTTTAACATaa aaCGTTTTATATTTGCCACTCCATTCACCAAAGGAGGCAAAGCCCATGGCGAATTGAATGAACAATGCAAACGTAAAACAATCCTCACCACAGCAAATCATTTCCCCTACGTGAAAACCCGCATTCAAGTCATAAGTAGACAACAGGTTATCTTGGAACCGATTGAAGTAGCAATTGAGGAtattcaaaaaaagacattagaATTAGCTGCAGCAACAAAACAAGAACCAGCTGAtccgaaaattttacaaatggTTTTACAAGGTTGCATTGGAACTACGGTCAATCAAGGTCCAATGGAAATGGCTACAGTTTTCTTATCTGGTTTAGCCGATGGTGTGACTATACCGacaaaacatcaaaataaattacgTTTGTGTTTTAAAGAGTTTGCCAAACGTTGTACAGATGCTTTGAAGAAAAATCGTAATCTCATTCAAGCCGATCAGAAAGATTATCAAAGAGAACTGGAGCGAAATAATGAACGATTTTTGGAACGTTTATCACCTTTAATTACATTAAGTGCTAGTCAAGCTCTTGGTGCTGTTAA gaAAAACTAA